In the genome of Magnolia sinica isolate HGM2019 chromosome 2, MsV1, whole genome shotgun sequence, one region contains:
- the LOC131236778 gene encoding pentatricopeptide repeat-containing protein At1g74900, mitochondrial has product MLPMLRCVSHSNKLQFLLRKPSQTTLVKLTRHLSHASSQESIITDLVLKTDGDALVQALELEFNKIPCSPDLADRVLKRLWNHGPKAFAFFEFLDRRSPNGYKHTISTFNHAIDIAGRMRDYGTLWNLLSRMRARRVAPTPRTFAIIVERHVSAGKAEKALRIFLSMHRHGCLQDLSSFNTLLDVLCKSKRVEMACSLLKTFRREFDADTISYNIIANGWCLIKRTPKALETLKEMVERGLIPTIATYNILLKGFFRAGQVKEAWEFFLQMKRRGCNPDIVTYTTVVHGFGLVGEIEKARRVFDEMAEHGCLPSVVTYNGLIQVLCKKDSVENALVVFDEMVQKGYVPNSTTYNVLIRGLCHAGEMDRASEFIERMRDDGCEPNVQTYNVLIRYLCDAGEIERGLDVFGKMGDNCLPNLDTYNILISALFVTKKADDVLMAGKLLMEMVGRGFVPRRFTFNRVVNGLLLSGNQGFAKKLLRVHSRCGRLPRKIRL; this is encoded by the coding sequence ATGCTTCCGATGCTTAGATGCGTCTCACATTCAAACAAGCTTCAGTTTCTTCTTCGAAAACCCTCTCAGACGACCCTTGTAAAGCTAACCAGACATCTCTCTCACGCCTCATCTCAAGAATCCATCATCACCGATCTAGTCTTGAAAACCGACGGAGATGCCCTAGTCCAAGCCCTAGAGCTTGAATTCAACAAAATTCCCTGCTCGCCCGACCTTGCTGATCGCGTCCTCAAGCGCCTCTGGAACCATGGCCCCAAAGCGTTCGCTTTCTTCGAATTCCTCGACCGCCGCTCCCCCAACGGCTACAAGCACACCATCTCCACCTTCAACCACGCCATCGACATTGCCGGCCGGATGCGCGACTATGGGACCCTCTGGAACCTCCTCTCCCGCATGCGGGCCCGCCGCGTCGCTCCGACGCCCCGCACCTTCGCCATCATCGTCGAGAGGCACGTCTCCGCCGGTAAAGCCGAAAAAGCTCTTCGCATTTTCCTTTCGATGCACCGGCATGGCTGTCTTCAGGACTTGTCTTCTTTCAATACCTTGCTGGATGTGCTCTGTAAGTCCAAGCGTGTTGAAATGGCGTGCTCGCTCTTGAAGACTTTCAGGCGGGAATTCGATGCCGATACCATCAGTTATAACATAATTGCCAATGGATGGTGCCTGATTAAGAGGACGCCGAAGGCGTTGGAGACTCTCAAGGAGATGGTGGAGAGGGGCTTGATCCCAACCATCGCCACATATAATATCTTGCTCAAGGGTTTTTTCCGGGCTGGGCAGGTGAAGGAGGCTTGGGAATTCTTCTTGCAGATGAAGAGGAGGGGATGCAATCCCGACATTGTCACATATACGACAGTCGTTCATGGGTTTGGGCTCGTGGGTGAAATCGAAAAGGCTCGGAGAGTCTTTGATGAGATGGCTGAGCATGGCTGCCTTCCGTCTGTTGTGACTTACAATGGCTTGATTCAGGTTCTTTGTAAGAAGGACAGTGTGGAAAACGCCCTTGTGGTGTTCGATGAGATGGTGCAGAAGGGATATGTCCCCAATTCTACAACTTATAATGTTTTGATCAGGGGGCTCTGCCATGCAGGAGAGATGGACAGGGCGTCGGAGTTCATTGAGAGGATGAGAGATGATGGGTGCGAGCCGAATGTTCAGACATATAATGTTTTGATCCGGTATCTGTGTGATGCCGGAGAGATTGAGAGGGGTCTCGATGTTTTTGGAAAAATGGGTGATAATTGCTTGCCAAATTTAGACACCTACAATATTTTGATTAGTGCATTGTTTGTGACGAAGAAGGCGGATGATGTTCTGATGGCTGGGAAGCTGTTGATGGAGATGGTGGGAAGAGGGTTTGTTCCTCGAAGATTCACTTTCAACCGTGTCGTGAATGGGCTTCTATTGTCTGGGAATCAAGGTTTCGCGAAGAAGCTCTTGAGAGTGCATAGTAGGTGTGGTCGTCTCCCTCGGAAGATCAGATTGTGA
- the LOC131236779 gene encoding pentatricopeptide repeat-containing protein At4g21190 isoform X2, translating into MNPCHIGFLGASTSNLGMLSLRYPPTIATRSFELIHTSKRLAGFVVCSTKGPRPRYPRVWKSKKRIGTISKSQKLVDCIMGLSNVKEEVYGALDSFIAWELEFPLIAVKKALRTLENEKEWKRIIQVTKWMLSKGQGKTKGSYYTLLNALAEDGRLEEAEELWMKLFSENLENLPREFYSKMISIYYGREMHEKMFEIFADMEELGVKPNSSIVEMIGDVFQKLGMLDKYAKLKKKYPPTTWEYRYFKGKRVRVRSKQPNGAHEEVDTNSLNQLIEVDEEDNANSDL; encoded by the exons ATGAACCCATGTCACATTGGTTTCTTGGGGGCGAGTACATCAAACCTTGG GATGCTTAGTTTGAGATATCCACCAACCATTGCAacaagaagttttgaattaattcACACTTCAAAAAGGTTGGCTGGTTTTGTG GTTTGTTCTACAAAAGGCCCAAGACCAAGATACCCTCGTGTATGGAAATCCAAAAAGAGAATAGGGACCATTTCCAAGTCACAGAAGCTTGTTGATTGT ATAATGGGATTGTCGAATGTCAAGGAAGAAGTTTACGGGGCGCTAGATTCTTTCATCGCTTGGGAGTTAGAGTTCCCTCTAATTGCAGTGAAGAAAGCACTGAGGACccttgaaaatgaaaaagaatggaAACGAATAATTCAG GTGACAAAGTGGATGTTAAGCAAAGGTCAAGGAAAAACCAAGGGAAGTTACTACACATTATTAAATGCTTTAGCAGAGGATGGAAGACTTGAAGAAGCTGAGGAGCTCTGGATGAagttattttctgaaaatttggaGAACCTGCCTCGTGAATTCTATAGTAAAATGATTTCAATTTACTATGGCAGAGAAATGCACGAAAAGATGTTTGAG ATATTTGCGGACATGGAAGAGCTCGGTGTGAAGCCGAACAGTTCAATTGTGGAGATGATAGGAGACGTGTTCCAGAAGTTAGGTATGCTGGACAAGTATGCAAAGCTAAAGAAGAAATATCCACCCACAACATGGGAATACCGTTACTTCAAAGGGAAGCGTGTAAGAGTTCGATCGAAGCAACCAAACGGAGCTCATGAGGAAGTTGACACTAACTCATTGAATCAACTGATTGAAGTAGACGAGGAAGATAACGCTAACTCG GATTTGTGA
- the LOC131236779 gene encoding pentatricopeptide repeat-containing protein At4g21190 isoform X1, producing MNPCHIGFLGASTSNLGMLSLRYPPTIATRSFELIHTSKRLAGFVVCSTKGPRPRYPRVWKSKKRIGTISKSQKLVDCIMGLSNVKEEVYGALDSFIAWELEFPLIAVKKALRTLENEKEWKRIIQVTKWMLSKGQGKTKGSYYTLLNALAEDGRLEEAEELWMKLFSENLENLPREFYSKMISIYYGREMHEKMFEIFADMEELGVKPNSSIVEMIGDVFQKLGMLDKYAKLKKKYPPTTWEYRYFKGKRVRVRSKQPNGAHEEVDTNSLNQLIEVDEEDNANSVSQGH from the exons ATGAACCCATGTCACATTGGTTTCTTGGGGGCGAGTACATCAAACCTTGG GATGCTTAGTTTGAGATATCCACCAACCATTGCAacaagaagttttgaattaattcACACTTCAAAAAGGTTGGCTGGTTTTGTG GTTTGTTCTACAAAAGGCCCAAGACCAAGATACCCTCGTGTATGGAAATCCAAAAAGAGAATAGGGACCATTTCCAAGTCACAGAAGCTTGTTGATTGT ATAATGGGATTGTCGAATGTCAAGGAAGAAGTTTACGGGGCGCTAGATTCTTTCATCGCTTGGGAGTTAGAGTTCCCTCTAATTGCAGTGAAGAAAGCACTGAGGACccttgaaaatgaaaaagaatggaAACGAATAATTCAG GTGACAAAGTGGATGTTAAGCAAAGGTCAAGGAAAAACCAAGGGAAGTTACTACACATTATTAAATGCTTTAGCAGAGGATGGAAGACTTGAAGAAGCTGAGGAGCTCTGGATGAagttattttctgaaaatttggaGAACCTGCCTCGTGAATTCTATAGTAAAATGATTTCAATTTACTATGGCAGAGAAATGCACGAAAAGATGTTTGAG ATATTTGCGGACATGGAAGAGCTCGGTGTGAAGCCGAACAGTTCAATTGTGGAGATGATAGGAGACGTGTTCCAGAAGTTAGGTATGCTGGACAAGTATGCAAAGCTAAAGAAGAAATATCCACCCACAACATGGGAATACCGTTACTTCAAAGGGAAGCGTGTAAGAGTTCGATCGAAGCAACCAAACGGAGCTCATGAGGAAGTTGACACTAACTCATTGAATCAACTGATTGAAGTAGACGAGGAAGATAACGCTAACTCGGTAAGTCAAGGGCACTAA